The following coding sequences lie in one Spirosoma sp. KUDC1026 genomic window:
- a CDS encoding glycosyltransferase family 4 protein: MRVLFDHQTFSLQAYGGISRYYTELIKGINQTLENQAELPVLFSDNVHLQENNIPVKSFLPGIKFPKKGGLVYQINQAHSRFQLNKQDFDLFHPTYYDPYFLSRLQDKPFVVTVYDMIYERYGHLYSELRKDRTIIARKRELIKRADRIIAISENTKRDIVDLIGVDESKIEVIYLGNSTKLQKRDNKKSNSLTTSSYFLFVGKRYSYKNFRGLVQAILPLLIKNGVKLICAGGGAFTKEEQKFINSLGAERWVEHHAVHLQTLEQLYGSAIAFVFPSFYEGFGLPVLEAFASGCPCLLSNRGSLPEIAGQAALFIDPEQPDGINDAANLLIQQPELRKTLINAGYRQLEKYSWNQTVHQTLALYKSLIS, encoded by the coding sequence ATGAGGGTATTATTTGACCACCAGACTTTTTCCTTGCAGGCGTATGGCGGTATATCCCGTTACTATACAGAACTGATTAAAGGAATTAATCAGACCCTCGAAAACCAGGCCGAGCTGCCAGTGCTGTTTTCGGACAATGTACACCTACAGGAAAATAATATACCTGTAAAATCATTTCTACCAGGTATAAAATTTCCTAAAAAAGGTGGACTGGTTTATCAGATTAATCAGGCGCATAGCAGATTTCAATTGAATAAACAGGACTTCGATCTGTTTCATCCAACTTATTATGATCCGTACTTCCTGTCTAGATTACAGGATAAACCTTTTGTCGTGACCGTTTACGACATGATCTATGAGAGATATGGGCACCTATATTCGGAATTAAGGAAAGACCGAACAATTATAGCCCGTAAACGAGAATTGATTAAACGAGCCGATCGAATTATAGCTATATCAGAGAACACAAAAAGGGATATAGTTGACCTGATAGGAGTGGATGAGTCAAAAATTGAAGTTATCTACCTGGGCAATTCTACCAAGCTCCAAAAGCGCGATAATAAAAAGTCTAATAGTTTGACAACCAGTAGCTATTTCCTATTTGTTGGCAAGCGGTATAGCTATAAAAACTTTAGAGGGCTAGTACAGGCAATTTTGCCTCTATTGATAAAGAACGGCGTTAAACTGATTTGTGCAGGTGGGGGGGCGTTCACTAAAGAAGAGCAAAAATTCATTAATTCACTAGGGGCAGAAAGATGGGTTGAACATCATGCTGTACATTTACAAACTTTAGAACAACTGTATGGTAGTGCCATTGCGTTCGTGTTCCCATCATTTTATGAAGGATTTGGACTGCCTGTCTTAGAAGCTTTTGCATCGGGGTGCCCTTGTCTACTTAGTAATAGGGGATCTTTACCGGAAATCGCCGGCCAGGCAGCGCTATTCATAGATCCTGAACAACCTGACGGCATCAATGATGCCGCTAATCTTCTAATACAGCAACCAGAGTTACGTAAGACACTGATAAATGCAGGGTACAGGCAGCTGGAAAAATATTCCTGGAACCAGACAGTACACCAGACATTAGCTTTGTATAAATCACTAATTAGCTAA
- a CDS encoding flippase: MQISVLKELMKKDISFYKNILSLGLIQVTNFIIPLITFPYLVRTVGIEQYGVISYGLTIITYLSAFVEFGFMVSATRLVAIYKNDKVKLSYLFSTVTIARVLLFFVAAAALLISGLFIEKIGDHIFMYFLGLSMLLSTAIFPLWFFQGVEQMKYVTYFNIAAKIILILLLFVVVTDSQDYFYVPGIYGIANVLTGIYGNWYVLKNFNLKFTFSSLHDIFDQYKAGVNLFYTNFVVVLLNNSNVIILSIYVSDTLIGSYSFVEKIVFALWQVLAVFSQATYPILCRLSEESHEKIRKFLARTFLPFFGMIATACIGISFFAPEIVLLLSGKINADAVNVLRVMIFTPLIVCLNIPAYQTQLAYSLTKDNTKIYAVAALLNIALCALLVRQNGIIGAAISMLIVQTIVTLGLNYVTEIKFKQYSLLRN, from the coding sequence ATGCAAATTTCTGTGTTGAAGGAGTTGATGAAAAAAGACATTAGTTTTTATAAAAACATACTGTCTTTAGGGTTAATACAAGTCACAAACTTTATTATTCCGCTCATTACGTTTCCTTATTTGGTCCGTACTGTAGGTATTGAACAATATGGCGTAATTTCATATGGCTTAACAATTATTACTTACTTAAGTGCTTTTGTAGAATTTGGCTTTATGGTTTCTGCAACTAGATTAGTTGCTATTTATAAAAACGATAAAGTAAAGCTTTCTTATCTTTTCTCTACTGTTACTATCGCAAGAGTTTTGTTGTTTTTTGTTGCTGCTGCTGCCCTACTTATATCAGGATTGTTTATCGAGAAAATAGGCGATCACATATTTATGTATTTCTTGGGATTAAGTATGCTGCTTAGTACTGCTATCTTTCCTCTTTGGTTTTTTCAAGGAGTAGAGCAAATGAAATACGTTACATACTTTAATATTGCTGCTAAAATAATATTGATTCTGTTGCTATTTGTTGTGGTTACAGACTCACAAGATTATTTTTATGTTCCTGGAATATATGGTATTGCTAATGTGCTGACGGGTATATATGGGAACTGGTATGTGTTAAAAAACTTCAATCTGAAATTTACATTTTCATCATTGCATGATATATTTGATCAGTATAAAGCTGGAGTTAATTTATTCTACACGAATTTTGTTGTTGTTTTATTAAATAATTCAAACGTTATTATACTATCAATATACGTTTCTGATACGCTGATTGGTAGTTATAGCTTCGTGGAAAAAATCGTCTTTGCCTTGTGGCAGGTTTTAGCTGTTTTTTCACAGGCTACTTATCCTATTCTTTGCCGGTTGTCTGAAGAATCGCACGAAAAAATTAGAAAATTTCTGGCTCGAACGTTTTTGCCGTTTTTTGGAATGATCGCGACTGCATGCATCGGTATATCATTTTTTGCTCCCGAGATTGTTCTACTTTTGTCGGGTAAAATAAATGCAGATGCAGTGAATGTATTACGGGTAATGATATTTACCCCGCTGATCGTATGTCTGAATATTCCTGCTTATCAGACACAACTGGCTTATTCGCTTACTAAAGACAATACGAAAATATACGCTGTGGCTGCATTGCTGAATATAGCGCTTTGTGCACTTCTGGTGAGACAAAATGGAATAATAGGAGCTGCTATATCTATGTTGATTGTTCAGACTATAGTAACATTAGGATTAAATTATGTGACAGAAATTAAATTTAAGCAATATTCCTTATTACGGAATTGA
- a CDS encoding glycosyltransferase family 2 protein: protein MLPPLISIIITVLNGAKTMEDCLLSIAEQSFQDFELIVVDGGSSDNTVPILNRYSSVINQLKVIPGLGLYAGLNKGIELAQGKWLYFIGCDDQLYNSEVLRIAAISMKNTDAVILAGQVQHQDQYVTKPKFGLPQLLLHRIHHQGIFYNRTVFERYKYNEKLKLAADYELNLQLAVGKFKHQKLNLVIARYGGDGISNREINTYYKETQLVHKVIFTGLTRVWVVLIFWIKWKFWLFKYRTGLLGLSYRLKHRVIPLFLVVLK, encoded by the coding sequence ATGCTGCCACCATTAATATCAATAATTATTACAGTATTAAATGGCGCCAAAACAATGGAGGATTGTTTGCTAAGTATCGCGGAGCAGTCGTTTCAGGATTTCGAATTAATAGTAGTCGATGGAGGAAGTAGCGACAATACGGTACCAATTCTCAACCGATACAGTAGCGTAATAAACCAGTTGAAAGTCATTCCGGGATTAGGTCTTTATGCTGGTTTAAATAAAGGCATTGAACTAGCTCAGGGTAAGTGGTTGTACTTTATTGGTTGTGATGATCAGTTGTATAACTCGGAAGTACTGCGTATTGCTGCCATATCGATGAAGAACACAGATGCAGTAATTCTGGCAGGGCAAGTTCAGCACCAGGATCAGTATGTGACGAAGCCCAAGTTCGGGCTTCCTCAGCTACTATTACACCGGATTCATCACCAAGGCATCTTTTATAACAGAACTGTCTTTGAGCGTTACAAATACAATGAGAAACTAAAATTGGCAGCCGACTATGAACTGAACCTACAGCTGGCCGTTGGTAAGTTCAAGCACCAGAAGTTGAATCTTGTTATTGCGCGTTATGGCGGTGACGGAATAAGTAATCGAGAGATCAATACGTATTACAAGGAAACTCAGCTAGTCCACAAAGTGATTTTTACCGGACTAACCCGTGTTTGGGTTGTGCTCATTTTCTGGATAAAATGGAAGTTTTGGCTATTTAAATATAGAACGGGTTTGCTTGGTTTATCGTATAGGCTGAAGCATCGAGTAATTCCGTTGTTTTTAGTAGTCCTAAAATAG
- a CDS encoding TMF family protein, with amino-acid sequence MKKHLLTCGIATSLLASSQLLMAQTSTTNISITTPTSTPAGGSDNTLVGVGAGNTNMSGNGNLILGRGAGIQNMAGAQNSFVGAMAGRQNSSGSYNTFFGYEAGSSNTSGNNNLFMGTGAGYTNSDGYNNLFSGYRAGYFNTSGHHNVFIGSGAGYSNSAGTDNTFIGADAGGANTSATANVFLGSLSGSSNTSGSQNTFLGTNAGLSNSNASANTFVGFAAGRNNSSGQFNTFIGVQAGLSNTTGEANFFLGVNAGAINTVGSANFFVGNNAGARNTTGGFNVFLGSNAGSNNNNGVNNTAIGFEAGGNLSSGQTNTFIGFRANSGPGDLNNATAVGANAVVNVSNAVVLGNQANVGVGTSAPTARLHVVSGTAGQSGLRLENLPINTNASLTNQNKFLSVDGSGNVILVSSNSSGRLAAESDGQWGLEDGQLRNLNEGSVVIGPGVSRLPAGYRLYVSEGILTEKVKVAVKSTENWSDKVFESGYRLWSLGEVDRYVRAHKHLPGVPSASEVVREGVDVGEMQAKLLEKIEELTLHVIQLQKDNQKMQQLNLQLEQQQMKMQKQLRKLSK; translated from the coding sequence ATGAAAAAACACTTACTTACCTGTGGCATCGCTACATCCTTATTGGCAAGTAGCCAGTTGTTGATGGCTCAGACGTCAACAACTAATATTAGCATTACAACACCAACGTCAACACCAGCCGGTGGTTCTGACAATACGCTGGTGGGTGTTGGTGCGGGAAATACAAACATGTCTGGAAATGGCAACTTGATTCTGGGCCGTGGGGCTGGTATTCAGAATATGGCTGGTGCGCAAAATTCCTTTGTAGGAGCGATGGCTGGCCGTCAGAACTCGTCAGGGAGCTACAATACGTTCTTTGGTTACGAAGCCGGCAGCAGTAATACGAGTGGAAATAATAACCTCTTTATGGGAACCGGAGCTGGGTATACTAACTCAGATGGCTACAACAACCTGTTCAGTGGATATCGTGCTGGTTATTTCAATACATCCGGTCACCATAATGTGTTTATAGGATCAGGAGCGGGCTACAGTAATAGTGCTGGTACTGACAACACATTTATTGGTGCTGATGCGGGAGGGGCCAATACAAGTGCTACTGCCAACGTTTTTTTGGGATCTTTATCTGGCTCATCTAATACTTCAGGTAGCCAAAACACTTTTTTGGGCACCAATGCAGGTTTAAGTAACTCAAATGCTTCGGCTAATACCTTTGTCGGATTCGCAGCTGGAAGAAACAATTCTTCTGGCCAGTTTAATACATTCATTGGTGTTCAGGCAGGTTTAAGTAATACCACTGGAGAAGCCAATTTCTTTTTGGGAGTAAATGCCGGAGCTATAAACACGGTTGGGTCTGCTAATTTCTTCGTGGGCAATAATGCTGGAGCAAGAAATACAACAGGGGGATTCAATGTATTCTTAGGATCTAACGCGGGCTCTAACAATAATAATGGTGTAAATAACACTGCTATCGGTTTTGAGGCAGGAGGAAACCTCAGCAGTGGTCAAACCAATACATTTATTGGCTTTCGGGCGAATTCAGGACCTGGAGATTTAAATAATGCGACTGCCGTTGGAGCTAACGCAGTAGTTAACGTATCGAATGCAGTGGTGCTGGGCAACCAGGCCAACGTGGGGGTGGGTACATCAGCGCCCACCGCCAGGCTGCATGTGGTTAGCGGCACGGCGGGCCAGTCAGGACTACGTCTGGAAAACCTGCCCATCAACACCAACGCTAGCCTGACCAACCAGAACAAGTTTCTTTCGGTAGACGGCAGCGGCAACGTGATCCTGGTGAGCAGCAACAGCTCGGGTCGCCTGGCGGCCGAGTCCGATGGGCAGTGGGGTCTGGAAGACGGCCAGTTGCGCAACCTCAACGAGGGCAGCGTGGTGATCGGTCCGGGGGTGAGCCGTTTACCGGCAGGCTACCGGCTGTACGTCTCGGAGGGCATCCTGACCGAGAAGGTGAAGGTGGCCGTCAAGAGCACCGAGAACTGGTCGGACAAGGTCTTCGAGTCGGGGTATCGGTTGTGGAGCTTGGGTGAGGTGGATCGGTACGTTCGTGCCCACAAGCATCTACCTGGTGTTCCCTCGGCGTCAGAGGTTGTTCGGGAGGGGGTTGACGTGGGTGAGATGCAGGCCAAGCTGCTGGAGAAGATCGAGGAGCTCACCCTGCACGTCATTCAGCTGCAAAAGGACAATCAGAAAATGCAGCAACTGAATCTGCAACTCGAGCAGCAGCAAATGAAGATGCAAAAGCAGTTACGGAAATTGTCTAAATAG
- a CDS encoding glycosyltransferase — protein sequence MSIAASVVLYNSDESVIDNVSTYIDQVDKLYIIDNSESINSKLVECLNVNQKIEYVWLKGNLGIATALNVACEKAIADGHDYILMMDDDSRAVSTMVEQMLNYEREYADLKIGIIAAQSDPNLFSEKIRSVWYTITSGSLMKLSAYEECGGFLDKLFIDAVDHEYCFRLKEKGYHIINLDYLHLEHSIGELKELKLFNKTLYKWSSHNHIRMYYMMRNFLYVLTKYHSTIPVKTKILLYYSVSRACFFDSMLEGDILRRIKFLVKAFKDYRAGNFGKISL from the coding sequence ATGAGCATTGCAGCATCCGTAGTACTTTATAATTCGGACGAGTCAGTAATTGATAATGTAAGTACATACATTGATCAGGTTGATAAATTATATATTATTGATAACTCAGAATCAATTAATTCTAAGCTGGTTGAATGTCTTAACGTAAATCAAAAGATAGAATATGTATGGCTCAAAGGCAATTTAGGCATAGCTACTGCCCTGAACGTTGCCTGCGAAAAAGCTATTGCCGATGGTCATGACTATATTCTAATGATGGATGATGATTCTCGTGCTGTCAGTACTATGGTTGAGCAGATGCTTAACTACGAGCGTGAGTATGCAGATCTGAAAATTGGAATTATTGCTGCTCAGTCTGATCCTAATCTCTTTAGTGAAAAGATTAGAAGTGTCTGGTATACAATCACCTCTGGAAGCTTGATGAAGCTATCTGCGTATGAAGAGTGCGGAGGTTTTCTGGATAAGTTGTTTATTGATGCTGTTGATCATGAATATTGTTTTAGATTAAAGGAAAAGGGATACCATATTATTAATCTGGATTATCTTCATCTAGAACATTCAATTGGCGAGCTTAAAGAACTAAAACTATTTAATAAGACGCTGTATAAGTGGTCCTCCCATAACCATATTCGGATGTATTATATGATGCGAAATTTCCTATATGTGTTAACAAAATACCATAGTACTATACCAGTAAAGACAAAAATACTATTGTATTATAGTGTATCGAGAGCCTGTTTTTTCGATTCAATGCTAGAGGGGGATATACTAAGGCGAATTAAATTCTTGGTTAAAGCATTTAAAGATTATAGAGCCGGTAATTTTGGAAAGATTAGTCTATGA
- a CDS encoding glycosyltransferase family 2 protein: MLSSKVYIVVLNYNGWKDTTECIESLLSLKYSNYQIVIVDNCSSDDSAIYIERWLSKHRFIDSGLVESDFLQETKAHSCVVYSTSDLLNSFPVITFIQTNENLGYAGGNNVGIRYAQNSGDAAFVWILNNDTIVDPQSLGFLVQKIETSSPENVGLVGGKLMYYHDRERIQCIGGAYYNKWLGYSRQIGNGELENGQFVGKNVRPDLIIGACMLVSADFLQNVGLLNEEYFLYFEEQDWAERARQKGFVLSFSEKAIVYHKEGATIGAGQFSGSSRFSDFYFSRSKILFTDKYYNKLVSLSVRTSLLLTIYNRVRRSQYDRIPMLFKTMFSSREKLLNMAYKK, translated from the coding sequence GTGCTTTCCTCTAAGGTATATATCGTAGTATTAAACTATAATGGCTGGAAAGACACCACAGAGTGTATAGAAAGTTTATTATCACTCAAGTACTCTAATTATCAGATCGTTATAGTCGATAATTGTTCGAGTGACGATTCTGCCATTTATATAGAAAGATGGCTGTCAAAGCATAGGTTCATTGATTCTGGACTGGTAGAATCTGATTTTCTCCAAGAAACAAAGGCTCATTCTTGTGTCGTATACAGTACTTCCGATCTCCTGAATAGCTTTCCTGTAATTACGTTCATTCAGACAAATGAGAATCTTGGCTATGCGGGAGGCAATAATGTAGGTATACGTTATGCCCAAAATTCAGGAGACGCGGCTTTTGTTTGGATTCTGAACAATGACACAATTGTAGATCCGCAGAGTTTAGGGTTTTTGGTACAGAAGATAGAAACCTCTTCGCCTGAAAATGTTGGCCTTGTGGGTGGGAAGCTGATGTATTATCATGATCGGGAACGAATACAATGCATAGGTGGCGCCTATTATAATAAATGGCTTGGATATAGTCGGCAGATTGGAAATGGTGAGTTGGAGAATGGCCAATTTGTGGGCAAAAATGTCCGGCCTGATCTGATAATTGGTGCCTGTATGCTGGTTAGTGCTGATTTTCTGCAAAATGTTGGTTTATTGAATGAAGAATATTTTCTTTATTTCGAAGAGCAGGACTGGGCAGAAAGAGCCAGACAAAAAGGATTCGTGCTGAGTTTTTCAGAAAAAGCTATTGTTTACCACAAAGAAGGGGCTACAATTGGCGCGGGTCAATTTTCGGGGAGTAGCCGATTTTCTGACTTTTATTTCTCTAGAAGTAAAATTCTCTTCACTGATAAATATTATAATAAACTAGTTTCATTGTCCGTCAGAACTAGCCTTCTGTTAACGATATACAATAGAGTCAGGCGCTCTCAATATGACCGTATCCCAATGTTGTTCAAGACCATGTTTAGTTCGAGAGAAAAATTACTAAATATGGCTTATAAAAAATGA
- a CDS encoding bZIP transcription factor, protein MIGAFAGWSNTSGTQNTFIGYNAGFKNTGSANSFVGFKAGEQNTTGQFNSFIGVQAGLSNTTGSSNYFFGTNSGVNNTSGSGNYFLGDNAGQFNTSGGFNIYIGANSGNGPGVNGNNNMALGFEAGRGNNGGFNNTFVGFRADAGNAGLVNATAIGNNAVVRVSNAVVLGNQANVGVGTSAPTARLHVVSGTAGQSGLRLENLPINTNASLTNQNKFLSVDGSGNVILVSSNSSGRLAAESDGQWGLEDGQLRNLNEGSVVIGPGVSRLPAGYRLYVSEGILTEKVKVAVKSTENWSDKVFESGYRLWSLGEVDRYVRAHKHLPGVPSASEVVREGVDVGEMQAKLLEKIEELTLHVIQLQSRINTLEKKQVVSKTAVKKSITKANPQRAAR, encoded by the coding sequence ATGATTGGCGCGTTTGCAGGCTGGTCTAATACATCGGGGACTCAGAATACATTCATAGGCTACAACGCTGGATTCAAAAACACGGGATCTGCCAACTCATTCGTGGGTTTCAAGGCAGGTGAGCAAAATACGACTGGCCAGTTCAACTCTTTCATTGGGGTGCAGGCAGGACTCAGTAACACTACTGGTAGCAGTAACTATTTCTTTGGTACTAATTCCGGGGTTAATAACACCAGTGGCTCAGGTAACTACTTCCTGGGCGACAACGCAGGACAGTTCAACACCAGTGGTGGTTTCAACATATATATCGGCGCCAACTCGGGTAATGGCCCCGGAGTAAATGGCAACAACAACATGGCCCTAGGCTTCGAAGCTGGACGGGGTAACAACGGCGGCTTCAACAATACTTTCGTCGGGTTCAGGGCAGATGCGGGCAATGCTGGCTTGGTTAACGCAACGGCCATCGGCAACAATGCCGTGGTGCGGGTATCGAATGCAGTGGTGCTGGGCAACCAGGCCAACGTGGGGGTGGGCACATCAGCGCCCACCGCCAGGCTGCATGTGGTTAGCGGCACGGCGGGCCAGTCAGGACTACGTCTGGAAAACCTGCCCATCAACACCAACGCTAGCCTGACCAACCAGAACAAGTTTCTTTCGGTAGACGGCAGCGGCAACGTGATCCTGGTGAGCAGCAACAGCTCGGGTCGCCTGGCGGCCGAGTCCGATGGGCAGTGGGGTCTGGAAGACGGCCAGTTGCGCAACCTCAACGAGGGCAGCGTGGTGATCGGTCCGGGGGTGAGCCGTTTACCGGCAGGCTACCGGCTGTACGTCTCGGAGGGCATCCTGACCGAGAAGGTGAAGGTGGCCGTCAAGAGCACCGAGAACTGGTCGGACAAGGTCTTCGAGTCGGGGTATCGGTTGTGGAGCTTGGGTGAGGTGGATCGGTACGTTCGTGCCCACAAGCATCTACCTGGTGTTCCCTCGGCGTCAGAGGTTGTTCGGGAGGGGGTTGACGTGGGTGAGATGCAGGCCAAGCTGCTGGAGAAGATCGAGGAGCTCACCCTGCACGTCATTCAGCTGCAAAGCCGGATTAATACGCTCGAAAAGAAGCAGGTAGTAAGTAAAACTGCTGTAAAGAAGAGTATTACCAAAGCAAATCCGCAACGAGCAGCTAGATAA
- a CDS encoding glycosyltransferase, producing MSTNITRGGNVAGMITLYNSQPAVIDNIQFIIDQVERLYIVDNSEITDSKLVENLLAISQKVNYISNKGNLGIARALNVAANAALADGFAYLLLMDDDSEAPANLVSELLGVYSVTSSTEIGIVAAQSDPSVPNTNSVKDVLTIITSGSLLNLEAYKSVGPFLEDLFIDWVDLEYCFRLQQHGYKVLVHDGVRLNHRLGTFQTKRLFGLLPIRWRSHSPTRLYYKFRNSQYVMRQYRRQVPLSFVGSIYYELGRDLVKILFVETNKRIYLASIWMALNDGFRGKLGKLKPKA from the coding sequence ATGAGTACTAATATTACTCGGGGCGGTAATGTTGCGGGAATGATAACGCTTTATAACTCGCAACCAGCTGTTATTGATAATATACAATTTATTATCGATCAGGTGGAACGTTTATATATTGTGGATAATTCGGAGATTACCGACAGTAAATTAGTTGAAAATCTCCTGGCTATCTCACAAAAGGTAAACTATATTAGTAATAAAGGAAATCTAGGTATAGCACGGGCCTTAAACGTTGCAGCGAATGCCGCTTTAGCAGATGGATTTGCCTATCTGTTACTTATGGACGATGATTCTGAGGCCCCCGCCAATCTGGTTTCTGAGTTACTGGGTGTTTACTCAGTTACTTCCTCTACTGAGATTGGTATCGTTGCTGCGCAATCAGATCCATCCGTTCCGAATACAAATTCTGTCAAAGACGTTCTTACCATCATTACGTCTGGTAGCCTTCTGAATCTGGAGGCCTACAAGTCAGTAGGGCCTTTTCTTGAAGACTTATTTATAGACTGGGTTGATCTAGAATACTGCTTTCGGCTACAGCAGCATGGGTATAAAGTGCTAGTTCACGATGGGGTTCGCTTAAATCATCGGCTGGGTACGTTTCAGACAAAAAGGTTATTTGGGCTGCTTCCAATCCGGTGGCGTTCTCACAGCCCTACCCGTCTCTATTACAAATTTCGTAACAGTCAATATGTTATGCGACAATACAGGCGGCAAGTACCGTTATCGTTTGTGGGATCCATTTACTATGAACTGGGAAGAGACTTGGTGAAAATTTTGTTTGTCGAAACAAACAAAAGAATTTATTTAGCTTCGATATGGATGGCCTTAAATGATGGTTTTCGGGGAAAACTGGGAAAGCTAAAACCGAAGGCTTAA
- a CDS encoding lipopolysaccharide biosynthesis protein, with product MGSIRTVRAKLLTSHPRSLNAWRNTFISALAKGGGMVISLLLVPVTIDYLSVETYGTWLTISSILSIISLLDIGLGNGLRNKFSEAVSRNEHELARSYISTSYVLFGVIQLLLLLIFAVLIYWLPWPQLISSNVDFRQMRLVALITITAISVKLVLDNISTVLIALQQVGLANLLSLSGNVLVLAGTYWLAAVSEGSLMYLATVTVSSPLIVLSVSSLLLYRGKLRIYCPAFSYVSKEHMGRLVALGYQFFFIQIAVVILFYSDNLIITHLFGSADVTVYAVAFRYFNIASAAFAIIVSPYWPAFTEAYVKQDMPWVKATYRRLQQLWILLALVISGMIAFSGQFYNFWLTDRVDVPFTLSLCMGISVLITCWNNITSTLLNGIGKIQLQLYYSLGSALVNIPLSVFFARTLALGPAGVALATAVSLLIGTVLGGIQVEKILSRKAAGLWDR from the coding sequence ATGGGGTCGATTCGTACAGTGCGGGCAAAGTTATTAACCAGCCATCCACGTTCGCTGAATGCTTGGCGAAACACATTTATCAGCGCACTGGCTAAGGGCGGGGGAATGGTCATTTCGTTGCTGCTGGTTCCTGTAACGATTGACTACTTGTCCGTTGAAACCTATGGAACCTGGTTAACAATCAGCTCAATTCTGTCCATAATTTCCCTGCTTGATATTGGTTTAGGAAATGGTCTGCGTAACAAATTCTCAGAAGCTGTTTCCCGAAATGAACATGAACTAGCTCGATCGTACATAAGTACGTCATATGTGCTCTTTGGTGTTATTCAACTCCTGCTGCTTCTCATTTTCGCCGTACTGATTTACTGGCTTCCTTGGCCGCAGCTTATCAGTAGCAACGTGGATTTCCGGCAAATGCGACTTGTTGCGCTGATTACTATCACTGCTATAAGCGTAAAATTGGTGCTGGATAATATCAGTACAGTATTAATCGCGCTGCAGCAGGTGGGCTTGGCCAATTTGCTATCATTGTCTGGTAACGTACTGGTGCTGGCTGGAACGTACTGGCTGGCTGCGGTTAGTGAGGGGAGCCTGATGTATCTGGCCACGGTCACCGTTAGCTCACCGCTAATCGTATTGTCTGTCAGTAGTTTGCTACTGTACCGGGGTAAACTCAGGATTTATTGCCCAGCCTTTTCATACGTTAGCAAAGAACATATGGGGCGATTAGTTGCCCTGGGGTACCAGTTTTTCTTTATTCAGATTGCCGTAGTGATTCTATTTTACTCCGATAATCTAATTATTACCCACTTGTTTGGTAGCGCAGATGTGACCGTGTATGCGGTTGCATTTCGGTATTTTAATATAGCTAGCGCAGCTTTTGCCATTATTGTCAGCCCTTACTGGCCCGCATTTACGGAAGCATACGTGAAACAGGATATGCCGTGGGTAAAAGCAACGTATCGGCGGCTCCAGCAATTGTGGATTCTGCTGGCACTTGTGATAAGTGGTATGATCGCCTTCTCTGGACAGTTTTATAATTTTTGGCTTACCGACCGGGTTGACGTGCCGTTTACACTCAGCTTATGCATGGGAATATCAGTACTGATCACCTGCTGGAATAACATTACGTCGACCTTACTGAATGGAATTGGAAAAATTCAGTTGCAGTTATATTATTCGTTGGGCTCTGCCCTGGTCAATATTCCTTTGTCGGTTTTTTTTGCCCGAACACTGGCGTTAGGACCCGCAGGCGTAGCTTTGGCTACAGCAGTATCCTTGCTGATTGGTACGGTTCTGGGTGGCATACAAGTAGAAAAAATTTTGTCGAGGAAAGCAGCTGGTTTATGGGATCGGTGA